TCTCGTATGCGTGCATCGTCATGCCCGGCCTGCCATATGCGGCGATAGCTCCGGTCCCCAGACCCACAAGCGCCACGCGATCGAGCCGGTTGTGCGGCTGGGGCACGCCCTGGCCGTCGATGAGGGCGAACACTTCAGCGATCGGGCTGCGGTCGTGGTAGTAGGCAAGCGGAACCGGCACGCCGCCCTGGTCTACCCGCTGCAAGCCGTGGGCCGTCGAACCATGCCTGAGCTGGTGGAGCGTTGCGATCGAGCCATCACGCCATCGCGTACGGACCTCTTCCACCGTGTGCACGCCGAAGAACGTGCGCTCGATGTGGATCACCTCGGCCGGTCCCCTCCAGAACGTGGCGGTCAGCAGCACGCCACCAACGGCCAGCGCAAACGCCAGGGCCCGGGCGTTGATTAGATACAACACCACCGCCGGCGCTCCGACGGCAATCGCGCGCTCCCACCATGTTGCCGAACTGGAGAGGGGCTGGTAGCCAAACGATCCGAGGGTGATCAGGATCGCGATGAAGCCGGCGATGACCCCGAACCCCAGCACCACGTGTCCGGCAAGTTTGTCCAGGCTGCTCGCGTCTTCGGACTTGCGAACCGGCAGTCCGGGCAATGCGAGCATCGCAAGGGCGATCGCGATCGGATACTCCAGCACGCGATCGAAGATCATGGGGGCCAGGAGCGCGTTGAACGCGCCACCGAGGACGCCACCGAGCGCCACGAGCAGGTAGAACTCGGTCAGATGGCCGGCATGCGGTCGCAACGACGCCAGCCGCTGATGACACAAGAGCGCCGCCAAGGCGAACGCGGCGATGTGGGCTCCCGCGACGGCCAGGAGCGGCTGTCGCGCATGCAGCAGTATGGCAACCACCACCCCCACCACCGCGATGGGCGTGAGCCGCTGCACCCACCGATCGACGCCAGGCTTGGTCACGCCGAACGCGACGATAAAGGTCAGCAGGTACAGCGCGAGCGGCACGACCCACAGCAGCGGAGCGGCCGCGACGTCCGTGGTCAGGTGCTGGGTAACCCCGAGCATCAGGCTTGATGGAACGAACGCGAGCCCGACCCAGGCCAGCCTTCGGGGCCAATGGACCGGTTCGCAACGGACCGGCTCGGACTTTGCGGCGTCATTCGGTGCTCGCGATGCTCTGGCTCGACGTACCACCGCGGCTCCGCCCATCGCCAGCACCACGACCAGCGCGACATAGCCCGCCGACCACCAGGTGCGTTGCTGATCAAGGCTCAGCATCGGTTCAACCAGGAATGGGTAGGCGAGCAGGCCCAGGAGGCTCCCGGCGTTGCTCGCGGCATAAAGCGGGTAGGGATCCGCGGCCAACGCGTGGTCGGTCGTCGAGATCCACCGTTGCAGCAGGGGCGAAACCGAGGACAGCACGAGGTATGGCGCCCCAACGGCCCCGGCGAGGGCCACCATCACCCACAGTGCTGGCGATTCCCCCGGCGTGCCCATCGGCAGCGCCAGCGGCAGCGTGAGCACGGCGCCCGCCGCCAGCACGACGTGAGCGCCGATGGCCACGCGCGGCGCTCGACGCCCGAGCAGACCCAGCAGGTGTGCCGCAAGGTATCCCAGCAGCAGTCCCGACTGGAAGAACAGCATCGCCGCCGTCCAGACCGCGGGGCTTCCGCCCAGCCTGGGGAGGAGCATCCGCGCCAACATCGGCTGCACGCAGAACAGCAGAGCGGCGGCCAGAAAAATGGCAATGGTGTACAGCGCGAGCATGCTGGTGCAACCCCCCTCGGGGGCTCATGGTACCGCCCGGGTGCGTTCGGGCCGTGGTTCGGGCCGGACGGAGCGTTTCGGAGGGATTGCCCGCCCGTCTGAAACGCCCCATACGCACCAGCCCTATGCAGGCGTGGGGAGCCCTGCGGTGGTCAGACCATGCTTGAGAATTCCGAGGTCACCGTGGACCGCGTGGCTGACATTGCCGTTGATCATTTGGATGCTCCCGGCGTCACACACGGCCGCCGAGACCGGCCCCATTCCCGAAGAGTGGGTCGCCGAGGGCAGTGATTGGGTGGTGCACGTCGATGCGGAGCGTCTGAGGGCCGCCGACGCCCTTCGGCCGGTCTTCGACGCCTTGGTGGCCTCGGCGTGGGGTTCGAGCCTCAGCGACATGGGCATCGACGCCCGCATGGACTTGACCGACATCACCATGTTCGGCACCATCACCCGCGGTCCGGAGGCCAAGGGTCAGACCACCACGATGCTGCGAGGCGGGTCGGCTTTACGTGACGCCATCCAGCGCCACGTCGCGATGCATAAGGGCTATCCCCTACTTCTCCGGCCCGCACGTCGGACGGACGGCCGCGGCATTACTGCGTGGACCATCGAGCAACTCTCCGTGCACGTGGCCTTGGTCCCTGTGGGCGCGAGGGGTGAAGGCGAGGCGAACGAACTCGTCGCCGTGCTGTCGGATCATTCCGATCAGCTCCAGGCGTGCATCGGCCTGCTGGTCGAAAGCCAGACCGAGTTTGAGCCCGAGAACAGCGACCAGAGGCTCTCCAACGGTTCCAAATCGCCCTCCGATCGCGAGGAAGCATGCCCGCCGGGTTGCGTCATCGTCGTGCGAGCAAAGGACCTGAACCGCGCACATCCGCCATTGCGGTCGGCGTTGCTCGCATCGGCCAGCGACATGGAGGGATACCTCGGCTTTCGGGAGGAGGTCGATCGCACCGTGGTCTTTGCACGTCTTCGCGTCGATGGCGGGGACGAGTCCAACGGCGATCGGATGGTCTCTTCACTCGACAGCATGGTCACCTACTGGAACCACGCCGCTCAAGAAATGGCGCAGGCCACGCCCGCCCTCCAACCGTTGGTTGATCTGATTGCCTCCGGCTCGGTATCTCGAGAAGGCCAGGTCGTCGAGTTGACGATGGAGGACTCGATTGCGAAGGCTGTCCCGGACGAGTCCGTAGGTTCCGGCGGCCGGACAGCCACACAACCCGACGAGACTCGGCCTGGCGAAAGGGAGTGACCGATAACAGTTGCTTCTGCGTGTTATCCGACAGTGTGAATCCAAATTTATGGATAACCCCAAGCGTGCAACCGCATCGGATTTTGCTACGGATGCGTTAACCTAATGGCAATGTCTGCGTCCGTTGCTGGCCCCATTCCGTTTGAAGTCCCCATCCAGGGGCGCCCCGGCCAGCCGGTCGACACCCTGAGCGATCAGGAACTGTCCGAATTGGCCAAGGAAGGGTCGGTCGCGGCGTACAACGTCCTCGTCACCCGCTACCAGGATCGCGTGTATCGCTTCCTGCTCCGGCGGACGGGCTCGTCGGCCGAGGCCGAAGACGTCGCCCAGGACACGTTCCTGCGGGCTTGGCAGAAGCTCCACACGTACGAGCCCGAGCGTCCGCTTGCACCGTGGTTGCTGACCATTGCCGCCCGCCTGGCGGCGTCGGCTGCCCGTCGACGTGCCCGCGTCCGCGTCGCCCCGGAGTCGGCCATCGGGTACGTCGATGCGGCCGCACCCAGCTTGGAGCCGGCCAACCCCGACGCGAGCCATGACCGCCGCCGCATCTGGCAGATCGCCGAATCGGTGCTGAATCGCGACCAGCTGACCGCCGTTTGGCTGCGTTACGTTGAAGGCCTGAGCCCTGCTCAGATCGCCCGCGTGATGGACAAGTCCGGCGTGGCCGTGCGAGTCATGCTGCTGCGGTCGCGAAACGTCCTGGGCGAAGCCCTGCGGGAGCGGGCCGGCGACATCGCCTCGCCGAATCAGGACATTCCCTCAAGCACGCAAGACTGAAGGGCGTTGTCAAGGGCGGCGCACAAAACGGTGGGACCCTGCGTTACGCTCGGTTCCGGCGGAGCGAATACATAGCAGGACGGACGTAGGATCAAGAACGTGAACCGCTCGAACCGCCAACCCGCTCGCCAGAACCAACGCCGGCACAGGGCCATGCGCCGCCGGCTAGAGACGCTGCTGCGCGATCCGAAGGGCTGGCCGAACGAGAATGCCCCGCTGCGGGTGCGTGCCGGCGTGATGTCGAACCTGGCCGCACAGCGCCAGGCCGCGGCGCACGGCGAGCGGATCACGATGTATCGCGACAGCCGCTGGTCGAACCGCCGGCTCGAGTTCTCGCTGAGGCCGCCGCTGGTCGCCGCGGCGATCATCGCGATGATCGTGTCCGCCGCGGTGCACTTCATGGGCGGCGTTGAAGCGTGGCAGCCCTGGGCCGATGGTCTGGCGAATCGCTTCTACGACGTCGATCAGGGCAACGCCCGGTTCAACGGTTCGGCCATCGTCGATGCCGGGCCCGAGCAGCGTCCGATTGTGCCCGGCCAGGACGAGGCCGCCGCGCTTCGCTCCGACGTCGCACGCTTCCGCGCTCACCTGAACGGACGGATTCCGATGGGCGAGCCCGAGGCCACGCCCTCTCGCAACGCGCCGCGCGAGCAGAGCCCCGCCCCGCGCCGATCGAACAAAGCGGATCCCGCCTCGTCGTAGGCTGCTTCGCTCGCGTCCGGCCGTCGTGGGCGGCTCCTGAATTCAGTCCAGTGCCACGCTGCCGACCAGTTCGGTCAGCTTGATCGCGCCCATGCTCTCGGTCCAGCGCTTCAGGCCCTTGTGGATGCGTGCCGGGCAACTCGGATCGGCCAACGCCCCCGTCCCGATACCCACGGCTGACGCGCCGGCCAGGATGAACTCGGCTGCATCCCGCCATGTGGTGACCCCGCCCAGCCCGATGATCGGCACGCCCTGATCGCGGCCCACCGCGCGGTACGTGTCATGGATGAGCTTCACGACGATCGCATGTACGGCTGGCCCGGACAAACCGCCGGTGATGTTCGTAATCCTCGGTTTGCGCGTATGCACGTCGATGGCCATGGCCGGCGTGGTATTCGCCAGGCAGAGGATATCGGCCCCCGGCCGCTGGTTCGGCCCGGCGGATCGACCTTGCCCTTCGATGGCCGAGCGGGCGACTTCGACGATGCCGGGCATGCCCGTGGCGATGGGCGGGAGCTTCACGATGAGCGGCTTGCTTGGCAGCGCCGCTCGACACTCGGCGACGAGTTGCGAAAGAGCCGCGGGATCGACGCCGAAGTCGGCGCCGCCGTGCACGTTCGGGCACGAGACGTTGAGCTCGACCGCATCGACGCCCTCGAGGCCGTCCATCTCGGACACCACGCGGACGTAGCCCTCGATGGTGTCTCCGGCGACCGAGCCAATCAGCCGTACGTCGTGGGCGTGCAGCCTGTGGGTGGGCGCCACGTGCTCGGCAAAGCGGTCGATGCCGGTGTTGGCCAGGCCGATCGCGTTGAGCATGGCTCCACGCAAGGGCACCATGCGCCACGTGGGATGGCCCTCCCGCGGTTGCGCCGTGATGGACTTGCTGGTGACGGCGCCCAGCACGCGCGGCGGCAGCACGTCGAGGATCTCGTCGGCATACCCGGCCGTGCCTGCGGCGAGGATGATGGGGCTCTGCAGTTCAAGCCCGGCAAGATCGACCGCCATGGGGCCCTTGGGCGGCGGGCCCGGAGCGTCAGGCTGCGACGGTGGCGTCGAGTGGGTTGCGTCGGGCACGGTCAAGTGTTCGCACCAACGACCCCCGGGGCCACCGCGCGTGCTTCAGCAGATCTCAGGAGCGATCAACCCCGGTGCGGCGGAACCCCGTGAGCAATCCGGGACGAGCCGGACGCTGAGCCTCGGGCTCACGGTCGAAGCTTGCGCTGGGCAGGGCCTCGATCGCCTGCGCGGCCGTATCGAAGCCCTTGATGGGATCCAACCCCTGGACAAAGAAAGCATCCCAAGCCGGATCGAGACGGCGCACGAGCTTGCTCGCCGGCAGGCCGACCGTGCTGGCATCGTGGCCCGTCAGGCAGGTAAACCCGAGTTCGACGACGCTGCGGATCTCGTCGCGCTGCACTTCGGTGGAGAACCCCCGGAGGCCCTCGAGCGTGCGGGCCACGCCCAGCATCTCGATCGTGGCGCTGCCTCGACGATCGACCAGGACGTCACGGGTCCGCACGGTGCCATGGTGCAAGAGCTTCTCGTGGGCGGCTTCGAGCCCGTCGAGGATCTGACGCAGCAGGCGATCGGTCTCGCCGGGTTCCATGTGGCCGCCCTTTTCGGCGAGCAGGGACTCAAGATCGATCAGGCCGTCCTGGTGTCCGGTGTAGGGCGTGACGGCGCAGGGCTGGTGGACAATACCCAACAGCAGCTTTTCGACCGGCAGCACGTGCCGGTTGTCGATCATTCGGATGTTGTCGACCGCGCGACGCAGCACCGCGACCTGAGCGTCGTCAGGCCGGATCGGAAACAGGTGCAAGACCTTGGCATCGCGGCCGCCGGGCTCCATCGCCAGCAGCCTGCGCGCGATCGGTGATTCGGGGAGTTCGCGTGTGATGGTGTAGTCACCAAAGCGCACACGAGGGTGGGTTTCGCCCATCAGCGGGGATCCTTTTGGGCCCGACTGCGCCATGAAGGGCGATCGGACCCGGACTTCGAGCTAGTCTCAATACTAGCTCGCCGCCTAGGTCGGCATATTCCGCGCGGGATCACCACAAACCGTCCGCATAACCATTATCACGTACCGTACATTTCCTGTACGGCAGGAATCAGCTGCTCGGCGAGCACGGATCCGAACTCGCGATGCGTCTGGAGTCCAAGATCCGCGGCGGCGGCGGCCCGATCGACGTCGCCGGGCCAACTGGAAACGATTGCCGCCCGACCGGGATGGATCTCGTAGCGAGGCTTGAACCGCGGGAAGTGGATTGCAATGGCCTTGGCGATCTCGCCGGCCGTGGGCGCGAAGCTGGCCACGTTGTACACGCGGCGGGTCAGGTTCTCTGCCTTGGCCAGTGCCAGGGTGGCGTCGATGGCGTCGGCCATCAGCATGAAGGGCAGCCGCGCATCTTCCTCAACGAAACACACCGCTTCCTCGCCCTTGGCGGCAGCGTGCAGCATCAGGGGGCCGTAGTCGCTGGTGCCGCCGCTGGGCGCGGTGTGGGGGCTGATCAGGCCGGGGTACCGCACGCAGCGGAAATCGATGGGGGCTGGTGCGTCGCCGCGATCGAGCAACTGGTAGTGCTCGGCGTAGTACCGACCCAGGTGCTCGCAGCACAGCTTGTTCACGCCGTACATCGTGATCGGATTGAGGTATTCGTCTTCGGAGACGGCGCCCGCGCGGCGCTTCTCGGCCTCGCTGGGAAGGCCGTAGACGGCGATGGAACTGGGGTAGATGAACTTTACGGGCCGGCCGGTGGCGCCCGCCTGCTCGGTGAGCAGGCGCAGCAGGTTCATCGTGCCCTGGGTGTTGACCTCGTGGGCGAGCGATGGGTTTCGCTCGCCGGTGGAACTCAGCAGCGCGGCGAGGTGGTAGACCTCGGTGATCTCGTAGCGAGACAGGATCGGAGCCAACGCGAAGGGGTCGCGGACGTCGCCGGTAAACACGGCGTGGCAGCGGCTGGCCAGGTCCTCGTCGAGGCGGCGCAGATCGAGGGCAACGATGGGCGTGCTGGCGTGTTCGCTCAAGCGATGGATGAGCCCGTGCCCCACCTCGCCGCCGGCGCCGGTGAGCAGGATTGCCTGGCGGCGCGGGGTCGACGCCGGCGCGGAAGCGTCGGGGCGCGAGGAGGGCTCCAGAGCCGTTGGAAACAGACGCATTGCAGGATTCGTGGTCACGAACGAGGATAGGTTGGGCGTTGCAGCGTTGCGACGAGCGAGCCGACTAGATCGCTACTCGTCCTTGCCGCCCTGGCCCAGTCCGAAGGCCGAGCCGACGGCCAGGAGGATCCAGATGGCGTCGAAGCCGCTGAGGAAGTTCTCGCCGCTCAGGCCGGCGTATTCGGCCTCGACCAGCGCGACGTTTGCCTCGTGCTGCTCGCGGAAGGCCTTGCGCGCGGCGGCCTGGTGTTCGGGGGTCTGCTCGTCCCAGTACTCCAGGGTGGCGGCCCAGAGGTCCGGCGGATAGTCGGCTTCTCGCCAGCGAAACCACTGGTTGTCGGGCAGTTCGGGCCAGTCGATGGCGTAGCCCTCTTCCTCCCAAAACTTCACGACCTCGTCGGCCACGTAGCACATGAGGATCTCGTTGTTGAATTCCGATGCCAGGGCCAGGTCGGCGTCGTTCTGGTAGAGCAACTCGACGACGGTGAGTTTGCCCACGCCGACCGCGGCAAGCGCGACGACCGCTGCCAGGACACCCGTGCCCGTACTCGGCCCGCCACCGAGCAGATTCGCACCGACCATGGCCCCCGCGCCGGCGAGTACGCCCACGGCCCAGGCGATCCAACCCACTTCGTAGCCTGTGTAGAAGCCGACCGCAGCCCAGATGGCCGCACCAGCCGCTCCCCCAATGGCGGATCCGATCAATGCCCCAAACATGTCGCCCACTCCTGCACGAGCGCCGGGTGGGCGCTTCCCCGTTGAGACCCGGTGCGGCGGACTCCCGCCGTCGAGGATCAGAATACCTGAAACGGGCCTGCCATGCAAGCCCATTTTCATGGTTTACCAGAATGGGGCGAGGGAGGTTGCAGGTCAGCCGCCGCAGCCAGCGTCGAAGGCGTTCTGGTAGGCCAGGAAATCGAAGATGGTCAGCGAGCCATCGCCGTCGAAGTCGGCCGCCAGGTCGCCCGCGTCGAAGAGGTTCTGGAAGCCCAGGAAGTCGAAGATCGTCAGCAGGCAGTCGCCGTCGATGTCCGGGCGGCACACATCGATGCTCAAGGCATGGAGGGCCCCCACGTCCGGGTTGCCAGCGATCGGGTCGCCCGCATCGTCGGCCGGAGCCCCGGCGAACAGGCGGAGGCCCGTGGGGCTCTCGTAGAGGGCCACGGTTGCCCCGAACTGTGCAAACGTCACCGGGTTGCTCGGACGGATGATGGAGGTCTGGACCGGATTGGCCGGGTCGGAGATGTCGAAGCTGTAGGCGGTGCCGGCCAGGGTGGTCTCGCCCGAGAGGGCGCCCACAAGCAGGACGTCGGGCGTGAGCGATACAGAAACACCAAAGTCGCTCGCGCTGAGCGTGTCCGTCGCGGTGACCTTGGACAATTGGACGGGGTTGGCGCGATCCGAGATGTCGAAGAGGTAGACCGAGCCGTCGCTGCCGTCGGGGTTGTTGGTCTTCGCGCTCACGGCCGCGAGCGCCACGTCGCCTTCGATCAGCAGTTCGACCTGGTAGCCGAACTGCACGCCCGCGGAAGCGTCGGCGGCGACGAGCTTGGCGACTTCCTGGCCGGTCTCGATGTTGAAGAGGTACGCCGAACCCGAACTGGCGCCGGCGTCGTCGTTGCCCGGCGCGCCGATGAGGGCGTAGCCGGTTTCGCCCGCGCCGCCGCCTCCGCCGTCGATCGAAACCGACCGGCCGAAACGGTCGACGGCCGACGCGTCCGAGGCCGTGAGCTTGAACCGTTCCACGGCATCCAGGCCCACGATCTCGAAGACGTACACGGCCCCGGTCGAGCTGGCTTTGTCCGAAGCGCCGATCACGGCGCGATCGAAGTCGATGTCGACCGAACCGCCAAACAGGTCCAGGCCCCGGCCGTCGCTGGCGGTGAGCTTGTCGATCTGCATGCCCGTCGACCGCAGGTACAGGTAGGCGGCGCCGGCGGCGGGCCCCAGGGAGCTCTCGGCAGGCGCCCCGACGAGTGCCAGGGCGTTGTCGGCGGCCACGGAGCGGCCGAAGTCGATGCCGTCCGCGCCGTCATCGGCCGCGAGCTCGAAGAGCAACTGTGGCACGGTGGTGTTGAGGGTGTAGAGGTACGCCCGGCCGGCCCCGCTGCCCTCGTCGCCGGCCTCGGGGGCTCCGACGATACCGAAGCCGGCGGCCGCGGCGTCGAGCGAGGCTCCGAAGAGGTCCCCCGCTTGACCGGTTGACGGCGAGACCTTGGCGTCCTCGCTGCCGCACAAGGTCTGGGCGTGGGCCGTCGCGGCCAGGCCGGTGATGGCGCAGAAACACGTCGTGATTACCGTTCGATGCACGTCTCTCTCCCTTGCGGTGGTCTTCCTCTGGGGCGTTTTATGCTTATGCGGGAAGTCCGGCAAGTGAACGCATCGAGACGTAAGAGTTGTGATCTCTGAGCAAATCGCCTGTGTTGCCCCGTTTACCAAACTGGAGCGTGGTGGCTCAACTCGCCATCGCCAAGCAGGATTTCTCACAGGCCCGGCAGGACTCGGCACACTGCTGGCAATGGTCGTGGTCGTGGGCCCCGCACTGCTCGGCACACCAGGCGCACAGGTCGGCGCAGAGGCGGCAGATCTCCGCTTGCTTGGGGCTGCGGCGGGCCATGGCGTTGGAGCAGGCGATGCAGATGGCTGCACAGTCGGCACAGCACAGCGGGCAGTCGTTGTCGCTGCCCGAGCCGATCATGGCCGAGAGGCATGCCTGGCACTCGGCGGCACACCGCTGGCACCGCTCGATGCACTGGCGGGTCTGTTCGTCGAGGTCGTTGATGGTCATGGTCATGGTGGATCCCCTTTCGTTCGCACTGTCGGTTGCGTCATGCTGCCAATGAGGGAGTGTGGCCCTGGGCCCTAATCGGCCGCTGAACGCTCCGTGAAATGGGGATCATGTTCGGGCCTATGCTGGGAAGCACGACCCCGCCAGCCCGTTTCCAGAGGCCCACAGCACCACGGAGGGTGACCTTGGCCGCCAGAAAGCCCGCAAGCAAGAGCCGCGCGACCGCCGAGACCATGGCGGGCAAGCAGCGGGACATCTCCGTCAGCGAGTTCTTCTCGAAGAACCGCCACCTGCTGGGCTTCGACAACCCCCGCAAGGCCCTGTTGACCACGGTCAAGGAGGCGGTCGACAACGCCCTGGACGCGTGCGAAGAGGCGGGCATCCTGCCGGACATCGAGGTGCTGATCGAGGAACTGGTGGCCCCGCCCAGCCCCAGCAAGCCCGGGCGGTATGCGGTGACCATTACCGACAACGGGCCGGGCATCGTCCGCAAGCAGGTCGAGAACATCTTCGGGCGACTGCTCTACGGCAGCAAGTTCCACCGCATGAAGATGAGCCGCGGCCAGCAGGGCATCGGCATTTCCGCCGCGGGCATGTACGGCTTGATGACCACCGGCAAGCCCATGGTCATCACCACCAAGCCCAGCAAGACCAAGCCGGCCCACCACCTCGAGCTGGCGATGGACACAACGAAGAACAAGCCCGAGGTGACCATCGACGTCGAGACCGACGACTTCCCCCCCACCTCCAACGGCACGGGCACGCGCGTGCGCATCGAGATGGAAGCCCGCTACCAGCGGGGCAAGACCAGCGTAGAGGCGTACCTCGAGCAGACCGCCATCGCCAACCCGCACGCGCAGATCACGTTCATCCCGCCCGAGAAGGCGGCGGGCGGGCCGGCGCTGGAGACCGAGGACACGTCGGTCGAGCTCTCGCACACCACCGAACTGGCCGATCGGTACATCTTCCCGCGAGCCGTCGAGGAACTGCCCCCCGAGACCGAGGAGATCAAGCCCCACCCCTACGGCGTCGAGCTTGGCAACTTCCTGCGGATGCTCAAGAGCACGAACGAGAAGCAGCTCACTGGTTTCTTCAAGAACGAGTTCAGCCGCGTGCCGCCGGCGATCGTCAAGGACATCACGTCCAAGGCGTCGGTCAAGGGTGGCAAGACGCTGACGGGGCAGACGTACGTCAGCACCGTCGATCACGACGCGGCCGAGCGCCTGTACCGGGCGCTGCAGGACAGCAAGCTGCGGGCGCCGCCGACGGACTGCCTGGCGCCCATCGGCGTGCGGCAGATGCTCAGCGGGTTGCTCAAGGGCGTGAAGGCCGAGTTCTACGCCGCGAGCACGCGCGACCCGGCGGTCTATCGCGGCAA
This portion of the Phycisphaerales bacterium genome encodes:
- a CDS encoding fused MFS/spermidine synthase, with translation MLALYTIAIFLAAALLFCVQPMLARMLLPRLGGSPAVWTAAMLFFQSGLLLGYLAAHLLGLLGRRAPRVAIGAHVVLAAGAVLTLPLALPMGTPGESPALWVMVALAGAVGAPYLVLSSVSPLLQRWISTTDHALAADPYPLYAASNAGSLLGLLAYPFLVEPMLSLDQQRTWWSAGYVALVVVLAMGGAAVVRRARASRAPNDAAKSEPVRCEPVHWPRRLAWVGLAFVPSSLMLGVTQHLTTDVAAAPLLWVVPLALYLLTFIVAFGVTKPGVDRWVQRLTPIAVVGVVVAILLHARQPLLAVAGAHIAAFALAALLCHQRLASLRPHAGHLTEFYLLVALGGVLGGAFNALLAPMIFDRVLEYPIAIALAMLALPGLPVRKSEDASSLDKLAGHVVLGFGVIAGFIAILITLGSFGYQPLSSSATWWERAIAVGAPAVVLYLINARALAFALAVGGVLLTATFWRGPAEVIHIERTFFGVHTVEEVRTRWRDGSIATLHQLRHGSTAHGLQRVDQGGVPVPLAYYHDRSPIAEVFALIDGQGVPQPHNRLDRVALVGLGTGAIAAYGRPGMTMHAYEIDPAVVRIATDPRYFTFLSESRADEIDYFVGDGRLLMEAHEGEPYDLIVLDAFSSDAIPVHLLTIEAFEVYLDHLAQGGVLAVHISNVYLNLEPVVAKVAERLGLFATMRFDLRDAEESLQTGRYTSTWVMLSRKPEDLAPLARRSLWRPPRAPEGFRPWTDDRSNILSVLGAPPQG
- a CDS encoding RNA polymerase sigma factor; the protein is MSASVAGPIPFEVPIQGRPGQPVDTLSDQELSELAKEGSVAAYNVLVTRYQDRVYRFLLRRTGSSAEAEDVAQDTFLRAWQKLHTYEPERPLAPWLLTIAARLAASAARRRARVRVAPESAIGYVDAAAPSLEPANPDASHDRRRIWQIAESVLNRDQLTAVWLRYVEGLSPAQIARVMDKSGVAVRVMLLRSRNVLGEALRERAGDIASPNQDIPSSTQD
- a CDS encoding dihydroorotate dehydrogenase, whose translation is MPDATHSTPPSQPDAPGPPPKGPMAVDLAGLELQSPIILAAGTAGYADEILDVLPPRVLGAVTSKSITAQPREGHPTWRMVPLRGAMLNAIGLANTGIDRFAEHVAPTHRLHAHDVRLIGSVAGDTIEGYVRVVSEMDGLEGVDAVELNVSCPNVHGGADFGVDPAALSQLVAECRAALPSKPLIVKLPPIATGMPGIVEVARSAIEGQGRSAGPNQRPGADILCLANTTPAMAIDVHTRKPRITNITGGLSGPAVHAIVVKLIHDTYRAVGRDQGVPIIGLGGVTTWRDAAEFILAGASAVGIGTGALADPSCPARIHKGLKRWTESMGAIKLTELVGSVALD
- a CDS encoding NAD-dependent epimerase/dehydratase family protein, with amino-acid sequence MTTNPAMRLFPTALEPSSRPDASAPASTPRRQAILLTGAGGEVGHGLIHRLSEHASTPIVALDLRRLDEDLASRCHAVFTGDVRDPFALAPILSRYEITEVYHLAALLSSTGERNPSLAHEVNTQGTMNLLRLLTEQAGATGRPVKFIYPSSIAVYGLPSEAEKRRAGAVSEDEYLNPITMYGVNKLCCEHLGRYYAEHYQLLDRGDAPAPIDFRCVRYPGLISPHTAPSGGTSDYGPLMLHAAAKGEEAVCFVEEDARLPFMLMADAIDATLALAKAENLTRRVYNVASFAPTAGEIAKAIAIHFPRFKPRYEIHPGRAAIVSSWPGDVDRAAAAADLGLQTHREFGSVLAEQLIPAVQEMYGT
- a CDS encoding GC-type dockerin domain-anchored protein, with the protein product MHRTVITTCFCAITGLAATAHAQTLCGSEDAKVSPSTGQAGDLFGASLDAAAAGFGIVGAPEAGDEGSGAGRAYLYTLNTTVPQLLFELAADDGADGIDFGRSVAADNALALVGAPAESSLGPAAGAAYLYLRSTGMQIDKLTASDGRGLDLFGGSVDIDFDRAVIGASDKASSTGAVYVFEIVGLDAVERFKLTASDASAVDRFGRSVSIDGGGGGAGETGYALIGAPGNDDAGASSGSAYLFNIETGQEVAKLVAADASAGVQFGYQVELLIEGDVALAAVSAKTNNPDGSDGSVYLFDISDRANPVQLSKVTATDTLSASDFGVSVSLTPDVLLVGALSGETTLAGTAYSFDISDPANPVQTSIIRPSNPVTFAQFGATVALYESPTGLRLFAGAPADDAGDPIAGNPDVGALHALSIDVCRPDIDGDCLLTIFDFLGFQNLFDAGDLAADFDGDGSLTIFDFLAYQNAFDAGCGG
- a CDS encoding four-helix bundle copper-binding protein, producing MTMTINDLDEQTRQCIERCQRCAAECQACLSAMIGSGSDNDCPLCCADCAAICIACSNAMARRSPKQAEICRLCADLCAWCAEQCGAHDHDHCQQCAESCRACEKSCLAMAS
- a CDS encoding DNA topoisomerase VI subunit B, with amino-acid sequence MAARKPASKSRATAETMAGKQRDISVSEFFSKNRHLLGFDNPRKALLTTVKEAVDNALDACEEAGILPDIEVLIEELVAPPSPSKPGRYAVTITDNGPGIVRKQVENIFGRLLYGSKFHRMKMSRGQQGIGISAAGMYGLMTTGKPMVITTKPSKTKPAHHLELAMDTTKNKPEVTIDVETDDFPPTSNGTGTRVRIEMEARYQRGKTSVEAYLEQTAIANPHAQITFIPPEKAAGGPALETEDTSVELSHTTELADRYIFPRAVEELPPETEEIKPHPYGVELGNFLRMLKSTNEKQLTGFFKNEFSRVPPAIVKDITSKASVKGGKTLTGQTYVSTVDHDAAERLYRALQDSKLRAPPTDCLAPIGVRQMLSGLLKGVKAEFYAASTRDPAVYRGNPFQIEAAIAFGGELSGDEPARVIRFANRVPLLYQQSACSSFKAVVETGWKNYGLSQPRGSLPVGPLVIMVHMASVWVPFTSESKEAIADYDEIRKEMRLALQECGRKLGTYLRRRQKMKREGQRRDIFSRYIAEIARSTAALTGEDEGKLLDALLEQAQARTAIADAELDEDGNFVKKEKTPADDDGVIIVDSDARPSQVEAKSNGAVAKGESEDSGRGLFGDDEESVPVRRKKSGKKVGKKKRVSRK